The Callithrix jacchus isolate 240 chromosome X, calJac240_pri, whole genome shotgun sequence genome contains a region encoding:
- the ADGRG2 gene encoding adhesion G-protein coupled receptor G2 isoform X21, with protein MAFSGRQCGCVGRTEEVLLTFRIFLVILCLHVVLVTSLEDDTDTFSLSSTPEVETTSLNDVTSTFLSTLNQTGVKPQRNICNLSSICNDSAFFKGEIMFQYDEESTIPQNQDKTNDTLTRVLSLSESKRSELNKTLQTLSETYFIMCATAEAQSTLNCTFTIKLNNTMNACAVIAALERVKIRPMEHCCCSFKTPCPSSPEELEKMQCDLQDPIVCLADSPHGPPFSSSQSIPVVSRVTMFSQVPNAASFAKKPPDYSPATHNVPSPIGDMHPPSPQPSALIASSPAIDMPPQSGTISSPMPQTHVSSTPPPVKASLSSPTVSASVNVVTNSTHPVQTDIVNTSSISDLENQVSQMEKALSLGSLEPNLAGEMINQVSKLLHSPPAMLAPLAQRLLKVVDDIGLQLNFSNKTISLTSPSLALAVIRVNASDFNTTTFAAQDPANLQVSLETQAPENSIGKITLPSSLMSNLPANDMELASRVLFNFFETPALFQDPSLENLSLISYVISSSVANLTIKNLTRNVTVTLKHINPSQDELTVRCVFWDLGRNGGRGGWSDDGCSVKDRRLNETICTCSHLTSFGILLDLSRTSVLPAQTMALTFITYIGCGLSSIFLSVTLVTYIAFEKIRRDYPSKILIQLCAALLLLNLAFLLDSWIALYKMQGLCISVAVFLHYFLLVSFTWMGLEAFHMYLALVKVFNTYIRKYILKFCIVGWGVPAMVVTIILTISPDNYGLGSYGKFPSGSPDDFCWINSNAVFYITVVGYFCVIFLLNVSMFIVVLVQLCRIKKRKQLGAQRKTSIQDLRSIAGLTFLLGITWGFAFFAWGPVNMTFMYLFAIFNTLQGFFIFIFYCVAKENVRKQWRRYLCCGKLRLAENSDWSKTATNGLKKQTVNQGVSSSSNSLQSNSNSTNSTTLLVNNDCSVHASRNGNASTERNGVSFSVQNGDVCLHDFTGKQHMFHEKEDSCNGKGRMALRRTSKRGSLHFIEQM; from the exons GCGTCAAACCCCAGCGAAATATCTGCAATTTGTCATCTATTTGCAATGACTCAG cattttttaaaggtgAGATCATGTTTCAATACGATGAAGAAAGCACCATTCCGCAG AATCAAGATAAAACGAATGACACCTTAACTAGAGTCCTGTCTCTAAGTGAATCAAA ACGCTCAGAGCTCAACAAAACCCTACAAACCCTAAGTGAG actTATTTTATAATGTGTGCTACAGCAGAGGCCCAAAG CACATTAAATTGCACATTCACAATAAAACTGAATAATACAATGAATGCATGTGCTGTAATAGCTGCTTTGGAAAGAGTAAAGATTCGACCAATGG AGCACTGCTGCTGTTCTTTCAAGAcaccctgcccttcctccccagaAGAGCTGGAAAAGATGCAGTG TGACCTGCAGGATCCCATTGTCTGTCTTGCGGACAGTCCACATGGCCCACCGTTTTCTTCTAGCCAATCCATCCCAGTGGTGTCCCGGGTCACTATGTTTTCCCAGGTCCCGAATGCCGCCTCTTTTGCTAAGAAGCCCCCAGATTATTCACCTGCGACCCACAATGTTCCCTCTCCAATAGGGGACATGCACCCCCCTTCACCCCAGCCTTCAGCTCTCATAGCTTCCAGCCCCGCCATTGACATGCCCCCACAGTCTGGAACGATCTCTTCCCCTATGCCCCAAACTCATGTCTCCAGCACCCCACCTCCTGTGAAAGCGTCACTTTCCTCTCCCACCGTGTCTGCCTCTGTGAATGTCGTCACCAACAGCACACATCCTGTCCAGACAG ACATCGTCAACACCAGCAGTATTTCTGATCTTGAGAACCAAGTGTCACAGATGGAGAAGGCTCTGTCCTTGGGCAGCTTGGAGCCTAACCTCGCAGGAGAAATGATAAACCAAGTCAGCAAACTCCTTCATTCCCCGCCCGCCATGCTGGCCCCTCTGGCTCAAAG ATTGCTGAAAGTAGTGGATGACATTGGCCTGCAGCTGAACTTTTCAAACAAGACCATAAGTCTGACCTCCCCTTCTTTGGCACTGGCCGTGATCAGAGTGAATGCCAGTGATTTCAACACAACTACCTTTGCAGCCCAAGACCCTGCAAATCTTCAG GTTTCTCTGGAAACCCAAGCTCCTGAGAACAGTATTGGCAAAATTACTCTTCCTTCATCACTGATGAGTAATTTACCAGCTAATGACATGGAGCTAGCTTCCAGGGTtctgttcaatttttttgaaacacCTGCCTTGTTTCAG GATCCTTCCCTGGAGAACCTCTCTCTGATCAGCTACGTCATATCATCGAGTGTTGCAAACCTGACCATCAAGAACTTGACAAGAAACGTGACAGTCACATTAAAGCACATCAACCCGAGCCAG GATGAGTTAACAGTGAGATGTGTATTTTGGGACTTGGGCAGAAATG GTGGCAGAGGAGGCTGGTCAGATGATGGCTGCTCTGTTAAAGACAGGAGATTGAATGAAACCATCTGTACCTGTAGCCATCTAACAAGCTTCGGCATTCTACTG GACCTATCTAGGACATCTGTGCTGCCTGCTCAAACGATGGCTCTGACGTTTATTACGTATATTGGTTGTGGGCTTTCATCCATTTTTCTGTCAGTTACTCTTGTAACCTACATAGCTTTTGA AAAGATCCGGAGGGATTACCCTTCCAAAATCCTCATCCAGCTGTGTGCTGCTCTGCTACTGCTGAACCTGGCCTTCCTCTTGGACTCGTGGATTGCGCTGTATAAGATGCAAGGCCTCTGCATCTCAGTAGctgtatttcttcattattttctgttgGTCTCATTCACATGGATGGGCCTGGAAGCATTCCATATGTACCTGGCCCTTGTCAAAGTATTTAATACTTACATCCGAAAATACATCCTTAAATTCTGCATTGTTGGTTGGG GGGTACCAGCTATGGTTGTGACCATCATCCTGACTATATCCCCAGATAACTATGGGCTTGGATCCTATGGGAAATTCCCCAGTGGGTCACCGGATGACTT CTGCTGGATCAACAGCAATGCAGTGTTCTACATTACGGTGGTGGGATATTTCTGTGTGATATTTTTGCTGAATGTCAGCATGTTCATTGTGGTCCTGGTTCAGCTCTGTCGAATTAAAAAGAGGAAGCAATTGGGAGCCCAGCGAAAAACCAGTATTCAAGACCTCAGGAGCATCGCCGGCCTTACATTTTTACTGGGAATAACTTGGGGCTTTGCCTTCTTTGCCTGGGGACCAGTTAACATGACCTTCATGTATCTTTTTGCCATCTTTAATACCTTACAAG GATTTTTCATATTCATCTTTTACTGTGTagcaaaagaaaatgtcaggaaGCAATGGAGGCGGTATCTTTGTTGTGGAAAGTTGCGGCTGGCTGAAAATTCTG ACTGGAGTAAAACTGCTACTAATGGTTTAAAGAAGCAGACTGTAAACCAAGGAGTGTCCAGCTCTTCAAATTCCTTACAGTCAAACAGTAACTCCACTAACTCCACCACACTGCTAGTGAATAATGATTGCTCAGTGCACGCAAGCAGGAATG GAAATGCTTCTACAGAGAGGAATGGGGTTTCTTTTAGTGTTCAGAATGGAGATGTGTGCCTTCATGATTTCACTGGAAAACAGCACATGTTTCATGAGAAGGAAGATTCCTGCAATGGGAAAGGCCGTATGGCTCTCAGAAGGACTTCAAAGCGGGGAAGCTTACACTTTATTGAGCAAATGTGA